From the genome of Desulfovibrio gilichinskyi, one region includes:
- a CDS encoding PilZ domain-containing protein — MNKTYERRDSIRIGLEKIDDFFKQCDISVSSCDSDLDITILNISSHGMKVKLNSEGDFSNLKLNSEVFIRGCIFNDLIGFLSSQKAIAVWKENSFVGLRFTPELDFDNATIRQMLSN; from the coding sequence ATGAACAAAACTTATGAAAGACGAGATTCAATTAGAATAGGTCTTGAAAAAATTGACGATTTTTTTAAGCAATGCGATATTTCCGTATCGTCATGTGACTCAGATCTGGACATCACCATTTTAAATATTTCTTCTCACGGGATGAAAGTAAAACTCAACTCAGAAGGAGACTTCAGCAACCTGAAACTTAATTCTGAAGTCTTTATCCGTGGATGCATATTTAACGACCTCATAGGATTTCTGAGCAGCCAAAAGGCGATTGCCGTTTGGAAAGAAAACTCTTTTGTAGGACTGCGCTTTACTCCGGAACTTGATTTTGACAATGCTACAATCCGCCAAATGCTCAGCAATTAG